In Salarias fasciatus chromosome 20, fSalaFa1.1, whole genome shotgun sequence, a single window of DNA contains:
- the adnpb gene encoding activity-dependent neuroprotector homeobox b isoform X2: MFQLPVNNLGSLRKARKNVKRVLGDIGLEFCKDHLEDYKDFTPPDVYIKHTSWEDVCMWEPSHTKVQDYRSKPFCCSGCLFSSKYFSAYKSHFRNVHSEDFENNILLNCSYCTYNGNKKTLETHIKLFHMPNSSVRPGPGGMAAGAGGLVMKDGMLKRSSDNVEQAVYYCKKCTYRDPLYNVVRKHIYREHFQQVAQPYIVKPGEKTNSQNGMGTNTEGNSNSVTSNQIHCKKCLFVPRTYEALVQHVIEDHERIGYQVTAMIGHTSVVVPRPKPIVMMPPKNHGDKTIIGMGPKGAVMATTRGPGSQQLGRAGIPSKVGFNAHSLLSGIKHDAIGLKAGTATPFSIGSQQVRVSLPGNAQVSIPQQSHAAKQLLSGGSLRGPVMVGASSSLKSNPLGSRVQAAATTVASVTAKKGGSSVLGTSYTQKWKICTICNELFPENVYSSHFEKEHKAEKVPAVANYIMKIHNFTSKCLYCNRYLPSDTLLNHMLIHGLSCPHCRATFNDVEKMVAHMRLSHPDEKVGPRTDSPLTFDLTLQQGNPKNVQLIVTTYNMRDAPEESVAFHAQNNNSVSSALSASLISGKRLMPQHPPKTPSGASDGALVRSAHQASVPYKRDVGKTLCPLCFSILKGPISDSLAHHLRERHQVIQTVHPVEKKLTYKCIHCLGVYTSNMTASTITLHLVHCRGVGKSQNGQDSRTGHSSRVGQSQSSTLKRPGFDSSDTSAPKRRRPGPPGERAHPRDMNGPFGFHEDPDDPVVLALDPKGHESQSYESRKGFLTRYFNLAPYPTQREVEKLAANLWLWKSDISSHFVNKRRKCVQECESQGASVLLGFSMNELNGVCHELAFDPNAAYEAKHSKRRTSRVRLGLSAQALQRHRELLAAGGGVAPRADRKRPGNPEGSKAILSPQNPSRDQTQTINSTLLQKFPLDLSEPIAIDSDSDEDDGHQQQEGGARSHGNRHASAATETMDPRTDAKTVSDPDDMLDEDDDEEDDDDDDDDDDDDDDDDDDDDDDDEDDDDDDDEDEDEGAHVENGYGLVEGPAGTPPKGRDSLPIIIPKFVPSSARSSRDGAQLGKQQV, encoded by the exons ATGTTCCAGCTCCCCGTCAACAACCTGGGCAGTCTGCGCAAAGCCAGGAAAAATGTCAAGAGGGTCCTGGGAGACATCGGCCTGGAGTTCTGCAAGGACCACCTGGAG GACTATAAAGACTTTACCCCTCCCGATGTGTATATAAAACACACCAGCTGGGAAGATGTGTGCATGTGGGAACCTTCGCATACCAAAGTCCAG gacTATAGATCAAaacctttctgctgctctggctGTCTCTTTTCATCGAAGTACTTCTCTGCATATAAGAGCCACTTCCGCAACGTGCACAGCGAGGACTTTGAGAACAACATTCTGCTCAACTGCTCCTACTGCACTTACAATGGCAACAAGAAGACCCTGGAAACGCACATCAAGCTCTTCCACATGCCCAACAGCAGCGTGCGGCCGGGCCCCGGCGGGATGGCGGCGGGGGCCGGCGGGCTCGTGATGAAGGATGGCATGCTGAAACGGAGCAGTGACAACGTGGAGCAGGCAGTGTACTACTGCAAGAAGTGCACCTACAGGGACCCTCTGTACAACGTGGTGCGGAAGCACATCTACCGGGAACACTTCCAGCAAGTGGCCCAGCCCTACATCGTGAAGCCGGGAGAAAAGACGAACTCTCAGAATGGAATGGGAACGAATACGGAGGGTAACTCGAACAGTGTTACGAGTAACCAGATCCACTGTAAGAAGTGTCTGTTTGTCCCTCGGACATACGAGGCACTCGTTCAGCACGTCATTGAGGACCACGAGAGGATCGGCTACCAGGTCACTGCAATGATCGGACACACTAGCGTTGTAGTACCTCGTCCCAAGCCCATCGTCATGATGCCTCCTAAAAACCACGGAGACAAGACGATCATTGGAATGGGGCCTAAAGGGGCAGTAATGGCCACGACCCGAGGCCCCGGTTCTCAGCAGCTGGGGCGAGCTGGCATTCCATCAAAAGTTGGTTTTAATGCCCACAGCCTTCTCTCCGGGATCAAACATGACGCCATCGGTTTAAAAGCTGGTACTGCGACACCTTTCTCTATAGGCAGCCAGCAAGTGAGGGTTTCCCTACCAGGAAATGCCCAGGTTTCTATACCTCAGCAGTCGCATGCAGCaaaacagctcctctctggtggcAGCCTGCGGGGCCCGGTCATGGTCGGCGCCTCGTCTTCGCTCAAATCTAACCCTCTGGGTTCACGTGTTCAGGCAGCAGCTACAACTGTAGCCTCGGTCACCGCCAAGAAAGGTGGCTCCTCAGTCCTGGGCACGTCCTACACCCAGAAGTGGAAGATCTGTACCATCTGCAATGAGCTGTTCCCAGAGAACGTGTACAGCTCTCACTTTGAGAAAGAGCACAAGGCGGAGAAGGTGCCTGCTGTGGCTAACTACATCATGAAGATCCATAACTTCACCAGCAAGTGTTTGTACTGCAACCGCTATCTCCCCAGTGATACACTGTTGAACCACATGCTGATCCACGGCCTGTCCTGCCCGCACTGCCGGGCGACCTTCAACGACGTGGAGAAGATGGTGGCCCACATGCGGCTGTCGCACCCGGACGAGAAGGTCGGCCCACGCACAGACTCtcccttgacctttgacctcactCTGCAGCAGGGCAATCCCAAAAACGTTCAGTTGATCGTCACTACATACAACATGAGAGACGCTCCCGAGGAGTCGGTGGCGTTTCACGCTCAGAACAACAACTCCGTGTCGTCGGCCTTGTCGGCCTCACTCATATCGGGCAAGCGGTTGATGCCCCAGCACCCGCCCAAAACGCCCTCGGGAGCCTCCGACGGGGCACTTGTCCGGAGCGCCCACCAGGCGTCCGTTCCTTATAAGAGGGATGTAGGAAAGACTCTGTGTCCCCTGTGCTTCTCCATCCTGAAGGGGCCCATCTCCGACTCGCTGGCCCACCATCTGAGAGAGAGGCACCAGGTCATCCAGACCGTTCACCCCGTCGAAAAGAAACTCACATACAAGTGTATTCACTGCTTGGGGGTGTATACGAGTAACATGACTGCCTCCACCATCACTCTCCACTTAGTGCACTGTCGGGGTGTTGGGAAGTCCCAGAATGGGCAGGACAGTCGGACGGGCCATTCCTCTCGAGTCGGCCAATCCCAGAGCAGTACTCTCAAACGGCCCGGCTTCGACAGCTCAGACACCAGCGCCCCAAAACGAAGGAGACCCGGGCCCCCGGGGGAAAGAGCCCACCCACGTGATATGAACGGTCCGTTTGGCTTTCATGAAGATCCCGACGACCCAGTTGTTCTGGCTCTAGACCCCAAAGGTCACGAAAGCCAGTCGTACGAATCCAGAAAGGGGTTCCTGACACGGTATTTCAATCTAGCACCGTATCCCACACAGCGGGAGGTAGAGAAGCTCGCCGCCAACCTCTGGCTCTGGAAGTCGGACATCTCCAGCCACTTCGTCAACAAGAGGAGGAAATGCGTCCAGGAGTGTGAAAGCCAGGGCGCCAGCGTCTTGTTGGGGTTCAGCATGAATGAGCTGAACGGCGTCTGCCACGAGCTGGCGTTCGACCCGAACGCAGCGTACGAAGCCAAACATAGCAAGAGGCGGACGTCCAGGGTGCGCCTGGGGCTGTCGGCGCAAGCTCTCCAGAGACACAGGGAGCTCCTGGCTGCTGGCGGGGGAGTGGCTCCTCGAGCGGACAGGAAGCGACCAGGGAACCCAGAAGGTTCGAAAGCCATCCTATCTCCCCAAAATCCCTCGAGAGACCAAACCCAGACAATCAACAGCACCTTGCTTCAGAAGTTTCCTCTGGACCTTTCTGAGCCCATCGCCATCGACTCTGACAGTGATGAAGACGATGGGCACCaacagcaggagggaggggccCGTTCCCATGGTAACCGTCACGCTAGTGCTGCTACAGAGACGATGGACCCGAGGACTGACGCCAAAACAGTGTCAGATCCAGATGACATGTTAGATGAAGACGACGACGAGGaggatgacgacgacgacgacgacgacgacgacgacgacgacgatgatgatgatgacgacgacgacgatgatgaggatgatgacgatgatgatgatgaggatgaagacgAAGGTGCTCACGTGGAAAATGGCTACGGGCTGGTGGAGGGCCCAGCGGGAACCCCCCCGAAGGGGAGAGACTCTCTACCCATCATCATCCCCAAGTTCGTCCCGTCCTCGGCTCGGAGCAGCCGGGACGGGGCGCAGCTGGGCAAGCAGCAGGTCTGA
- the adnpb gene encoding activity-dependent neuroprotector homeobox b isoform X1, with protein MLCFSVQAGRMFQLPVNNLGSLRKARKNVKRVLGDIGLEFCKDHLEDYKDFTPPDVYIKHTSWEDVCMWEPSHTKVQDYRSKPFCCSGCLFSSKYFSAYKSHFRNVHSEDFENNILLNCSYCTYNGNKKTLETHIKLFHMPNSSVRPGPGGMAAGAGGLVMKDGMLKRSSDNVEQAVYYCKKCTYRDPLYNVVRKHIYREHFQQVAQPYIVKPGEKTNSQNGMGTNTEGNSNSVTSNQIHCKKCLFVPRTYEALVQHVIEDHERIGYQVTAMIGHTSVVVPRPKPIVMMPPKNHGDKTIIGMGPKGAVMATTRGPGSQQLGRAGIPSKVGFNAHSLLSGIKHDAIGLKAGTATPFSIGSQQVRVSLPGNAQVSIPQQSHAAKQLLSGGSLRGPVMVGASSSLKSNPLGSRVQAAATTVASVTAKKGGSSVLGTSYTQKWKICTICNELFPENVYSSHFEKEHKAEKVPAVANYIMKIHNFTSKCLYCNRYLPSDTLLNHMLIHGLSCPHCRATFNDVEKMVAHMRLSHPDEKVGPRTDSPLTFDLTLQQGNPKNVQLIVTTYNMRDAPEESVAFHAQNNNSVSSALSASLISGKRLMPQHPPKTPSGASDGALVRSAHQASVPYKRDVGKTLCPLCFSILKGPISDSLAHHLRERHQVIQTVHPVEKKLTYKCIHCLGVYTSNMTASTITLHLVHCRGVGKSQNGQDSRTGHSSRVGQSQSSTLKRPGFDSSDTSAPKRRRPGPPGERAHPRDMNGPFGFHEDPDDPVVLALDPKGHESQSYESRKGFLTRYFNLAPYPTQREVEKLAANLWLWKSDISSHFVNKRRKCVQECESQGASVLLGFSMNELNGVCHELAFDPNAAYEAKHSKRRTSRVRLGLSAQALQRHRELLAAGGGVAPRADRKRPGNPEGSKAILSPQNPSRDQTQTINSTLLQKFPLDLSEPIAIDSDSDEDDGHQQQEGGARSHGNRHASAATETMDPRTDAKTVSDPDDMLDEDDDEEDDDDDDDDDDDDDDDDDDDDDDDEDDDDDDDEDEDEGAHVENGYGLVEGPAGTPPKGRDSLPIIIPKFVPSSARSSRDGAQLGKQQV; from the exons ATGCTGTGCTTCTCCGTCCAGGCAGGCAGAATGTTCCAGCTCCCCGTCAACAACCTGGGCAGTCTGCGCAAAGCCAGGAAAAATGTCAAGAGGGTCCTGGGAGACATCGGCCTGGAGTTCTGCAAGGACCACCTGGAG GACTATAAAGACTTTACCCCTCCCGATGTGTATATAAAACACACCAGCTGGGAAGATGTGTGCATGTGGGAACCTTCGCATACCAAAGTCCAG gacTATAGATCAAaacctttctgctgctctggctGTCTCTTTTCATCGAAGTACTTCTCTGCATATAAGAGCCACTTCCGCAACGTGCACAGCGAGGACTTTGAGAACAACATTCTGCTCAACTGCTCCTACTGCACTTACAATGGCAACAAGAAGACCCTGGAAACGCACATCAAGCTCTTCCACATGCCCAACAGCAGCGTGCGGCCGGGCCCCGGCGGGATGGCGGCGGGGGCCGGCGGGCTCGTGATGAAGGATGGCATGCTGAAACGGAGCAGTGACAACGTGGAGCAGGCAGTGTACTACTGCAAGAAGTGCACCTACAGGGACCCTCTGTACAACGTGGTGCGGAAGCACATCTACCGGGAACACTTCCAGCAAGTGGCCCAGCCCTACATCGTGAAGCCGGGAGAAAAGACGAACTCTCAGAATGGAATGGGAACGAATACGGAGGGTAACTCGAACAGTGTTACGAGTAACCAGATCCACTGTAAGAAGTGTCTGTTTGTCCCTCGGACATACGAGGCACTCGTTCAGCACGTCATTGAGGACCACGAGAGGATCGGCTACCAGGTCACTGCAATGATCGGACACACTAGCGTTGTAGTACCTCGTCCCAAGCCCATCGTCATGATGCCTCCTAAAAACCACGGAGACAAGACGATCATTGGAATGGGGCCTAAAGGGGCAGTAATGGCCACGACCCGAGGCCCCGGTTCTCAGCAGCTGGGGCGAGCTGGCATTCCATCAAAAGTTGGTTTTAATGCCCACAGCCTTCTCTCCGGGATCAAACATGACGCCATCGGTTTAAAAGCTGGTACTGCGACACCTTTCTCTATAGGCAGCCAGCAAGTGAGGGTTTCCCTACCAGGAAATGCCCAGGTTTCTATACCTCAGCAGTCGCATGCAGCaaaacagctcctctctggtggcAGCCTGCGGGGCCCGGTCATGGTCGGCGCCTCGTCTTCGCTCAAATCTAACCCTCTGGGTTCACGTGTTCAGGCAGCAGCTACAACTGTAGCCTCGGTCACCGCCAAGAAAGGTGGCTCCTCAGTCCTGGGCACGTCCTACACCCAGAAGTGGAAGATCTGTACCATCTGCAATGAGCTGTTCCCAGAGAACGTGTACAGCTCTCACTTTGAGAAAGAGCACAAGGCGGAGAAGGTGCCTGCTGTGGCTAACTACATCATGAAGATCCATAACTTCACCAGCAAGTGTTTGTACTGCAACCGCTATCTCCCCAGTGATACACTGTTGAACCACATGCTGATCCACGGCCTGTCCTGCCCGCACTGCCGGGCGACCTTCAACGACGTGGAGAAGATGGTGGCCCACATGCGGCTGTCGCACCCGGACGAGAAGGTCGGCCCACGCACAGACTCtcccttgacctttgacctcactCTGCAGCAGGGCAATCCCAAAAACGTTCAGTTGATCGTCACTACATACAACATGAGAGACGCTCCCGAGGAGTCGGTGGCGTTTCACGCTCAGAACAACAACTCCGTGTCGTCGGCCTTGTCGGCCTCACTCATATCGGGCAAGCGGTTGATGCCCCAGCACCCGCCCAAAACGCCCTCGGGAGCCTCCGACGGGGCACTTGTCCGGAGCGCCCACCAGGCGTCCGTTCCTTATAAGAGGGATGTAGGAAAGACTCTGTGTCCCCTGTGCTTCTCCATCCTGAAGGGGCCCATCTCCGACTCGCTGGCCCACCATCTGAGAGAGAGGCACCAGGTCATCCAGACCGTTCACCCCGTCGAAAAGAAACTCACATACAAGTGTATTCACTGCTTGGGGGTGTATACGAGTAACATGACTGCCTCCACCATCACTCTCCACTTAGTGCACTGTCGGGGTGTTGGGAAGTCCCAGAATGGGCAGGACAGTCGGACGGGCCATTCCTCTCGAGTCGGCCAATCCCAGAGCAGTACTCTCAAACGGCCCGGCTTCGACAGCTCAGACACCAGCGCCCCAAAACGAAGGAGACCCGGGCCCCCGGGGGAAAGAGCCCACCCACGTGATATGAACGGTCCGTTTGGCTTTCATGAAGATCCCGACGACCCAGTTGTTCTGGCTCTAGACCCCAAAGGTCACGAAAGCCAGTCGTACGAATCCAGAAAGGGGTTCCTGACACGGTATTTCAATCTAGCACCGTATCCCACACAGCGGGAGGTAGAGAAGCTCGCCGCCAACCTCTGGCTCTGGAAGTCGGACATCTCCAGCCACTTCGTCAACAAGAGGAGGAAATGCGTCCAGGAGTGTGAAAGCCAGGGCGCCAGCGTCTTGTTGGGGTTCAGCATGAATGAGCTGAACGGCGTCTGCCACGAGCTGGCGTTCGACCCGAACGCAGCGTACGAAGCCAAACATAGCAAGAGGCGGACGTCCAGGGTGCGCCTGGGGCTGTCGGCGCAAGCTCTCCAGAGACACAGGGAGCTCCTGGCTGCTGGCGGGGGAGTGGCTCCTCGAGCGGACAGGAAGCGACCAGGGAACCCAGAAGGTTCGAAAGCCATCCTATCTCCCCAAAATCCCTCGAGAGACCAAACCCAGACAATCAACAGCACCTTGCTTCAGAAGTTTCCTCTGGACCTTTCTGAGCCCATCGCCATCGACTCTGACAGTGATGAAGACGATGGGCACCaacagcaggagggaggggccCGTTCCCATGGTAACCGTCACGCTAGTGCTGCTACAGAGACGATGGACCCGAGGACTGACGCCAAAACAGTGTCAGATCCAGATGACATGTTAGATGAAGACGACGACGAGGaggatgacgacgacgacgacgacgacgacgacgacgacgacgatgatgatgatgacgacgacgacgatgatgaggatgatgacgatgatgatgatgaggatgaagacgAAGGTGCTCACGTGGAAAATGGCTACGGGCTGGTGGAGGGCCCAGCGGGAACCCCCCCGAAGGGGAGAGACTCTCTACCCATCATCATCCCCAAGTTCGTCCCGTCCTCGGCTCGGAGCAGCCGGGACGGGGCGCAGCTGGGCAAGCAGCAGGTCTGA
- the dedd gene encoding death effector domain-containing protein → MTSQQPQLPGAVIPPQLAQNSSAPQARPHILDSSQSRANARPPEHRAAAAAGRPGCSGGEAAGRNLPAAAAARRDGALEPWPEEAVDGSHGLYSLHRMFDIVGAQLTHRDVRVLSFLFVDVIDEYERGGIRSGRDFLLALERQGRCDETNFRHVLQLLRIITRHDLLPYVTLKKRQAVCPDPVDKYLEETSVRYISPRGAAQSEDAAPHRPTGPQPVICCSPSGPHVGPPRTKPAPPAPSRKRKRSHSSADCREKQTCDIRLRVRAEYCQHESALQGNVFSNKQEAVERQFERFNQANTILKSRDLGSIICDIKFSELTYLDAFWRDYINGSLLEALKGVFITDSLKQAVGHEAIKLLVNVDEEDYQAGRRKLLRNLVTGGGGGGGKDSPS, encoded by the exons ATGACGTCCCAGCAGCCCCAGCTGCCCGGCGCTGTCATTCCCCCCCAGCTGGCCCAGAACTCTTCCGCCCCCCAGGCCCGGCCTCACATTCTGGACTCCAGTCAGAGCAGGGCCAACGCCAGGCCCCCAGAacacagagcggcggcggcggcggggcggccggGCTGCTCCGGCGGGGAGGCGGCCGGCAGGAAcctcccggcggcggcggcggccagacgCGACGGGGCGCTGGAGCCGTGGCCCGAGGAGGCGGTGGACGGCTCCCACGGACTGTACTCGCTGCACCGCATGTTCGACATCGTGGGGGCCCAGCTGACGCACCGCGACGTCCGGGTGCTGTCCTTCCTGTTCGTCGACGTCATCGACGAGTACGAGCGCGGCGGCATCCGAAGTGGGCGGGACTTCCTGCTGGCTCTGGAGCGCCAGGGCCGCTGCGACGAGACCAACTTCAGAcacgtcctgcagctgctgaggatcATCACCCGCCACGACCTCCTGCCCTACGTCACGCTCAAGAAGCGTCAGGCAG TGTGTCCAGACCCTGTGGACAAGTACCTGGAAGAGACGTCGGTGCGCTACATTTCCCCCAGAGGAGCAGCGCAGAGCGAGGACGCCGCCCCCCACAGACCCACCG GTCCGCAGCCAGTCATCTGCTGCTCCCCGTCAGGACCTCACGTTGGGCCCCCCCGGACGAAGCCGGCCCCCCCTGCGCCCAGCCGCAAGCGGAAGAGGAGCCACTCGTCGGCcgactgcagagagaagcaaacatgtg ATATCCGCCTCCGGGTGCGAGCCGAGTACTGCCAGCACGAGTCGGCCCTGCAGGGCAACGTCTTCTCCAACAAGCAGGAGGCGGTGGAGCGCCAGTTCGAGCGCTTCAACCAGGCCAACACCATCCTGAAGTCCCGGGACCTGGGCTCCATCATCTGCGACATCAAGTTCTCGGAGCTGACCTACCTGGACGCCTTCTGGAGGGACTACATCAACGGCTCGCTGCTGGAGGCGCTGAAGGGCGTCTTCATCACGGATTCCCTGAAGCAGGCGGTGGGCCACGAGGCCATCAAGCTGCTGGTCAACGTGGACGAGGAGGACTACCAGGCGGGGCGGCGCAAGCTGCTGCGCAACCTGGtgacgggcggcggcggcggtggcggcaaGGACTCCCCGTCTTAG